TTTAAGAAAAGGGTGCTTGAAGAGGTCGTAAAGAGGACTGAAATGAAAGACTTGCTAGAAAATATAGAAGTTGAAAAAGTGTACACGCCCGAAACATGGCGCGACGATCTGAACGTATATTACGGCGCGACATTCAACTTGGGGCATAACCTCACTCAGATGCTATACCTAAGGCCGAGGAACAGGTTTGAGTGTTTTGAAAATACGTACCTGGTCGGTGGCGGAACACACCCGGGAAGCGGACTTCCCACTATTTATGAAAGCGGTAGGATATCCGCCAACATGATATGCGAGAAGCATGGAGTGCATTTCAAAAAACCGTCAAGTCTTGAAGACAAACTCGGTAACCCTGAAAAGGAATGATTGGTTCAAAATCTTCCTCGGAGAGTAATGAGCAAGTGGGCGCAAGCCGTAAATTCAAATATGGTAGCTTGCAGCAAAACAAACACACAACAGCCGCAGCCCAACATTTTGCGCAGTTTACTAAGGTGTAATCGCCCATTATGTCGCTTCGCTCCGTCGGAGTGCGGCACACGTTATTTGCAATTTTTGGCACCCCTGAAAGGCAAAAGAGCGCCGCGCGAGAAAAGCAGGTACACCACAATCAATTCGTTTTCTGCTCCTGGGGCTTACGTATTTTAGAGTCAGGTTCCATTTGTTAAAGATGTAAATAAGAAAAATGTCTATGCAAGAAAAAAACGTGAAGCAACAGATCATTCTTAGAGGAACTCCGCTTTCCGGGGGCTTTTCCCATGGTACCGCATATGTATATAGTGATATTCTTCAAGGTAAGCAAGCTTCATATAATATCAGAAAAAACCAGTATGATACAGAGTATGCTAGAATACATGCCGCGAAGGAAAGTGTGCGTCAGCAGCTTACCGATTCGGCAAAGCGGGTAGGGGCGTCCTTCAGAAGGGGCGTCGCGGACATATTCCTTGCTCAGGAAACAATGCTTATAGATCCGCAATTGGTGTCGGATCTGAAACAAACACTTCGTCAGAAGCATGTAAATGCGGAACAGGTTATCGGGATTGTCTTCCGGAGGTGGATGCAGAAATTTCGAGACTCGCCAAGTAAGATGCTCAATGAGCGGGCTGATGATTTAGAGGACCTATATCGCAGAAGGAGCCATGATCGAAACCCCTGCCGTCGCTCTTGATGTAAGGTCGCTGAGCAAGCTGGCGGATTTTCTTTGCGTCGGCACCAATGATCTTACGCAGTATGTAATGGCCGCCGACCGCGAAAGCGCATTGATAAGCGATTACTTTAGGGATGACCATCCAATCATGCTGAATCTGCTTAGTACCATCATTGCCGATGCCGGCAAGACGCCGGTCACGTTATGCGGAGAGCTGGCTGTAAAACGCGAATCGCTGGATGCCGTAATGGGAACCGGCGTTAATTCGATCAGTATTGCACCGGCAAGCATTCCGGAAATCAAGGATATTATTCGTCGCGTCAAACTTCCATCCGAAAAGAAGAACAATCGCAAATAATGCTGCTCTATTTGATAAATCCATACAATCCGCTGGTAAGTGTCGTTAAAAGCAAACAGAACCGTTGGAACCGTTACACCGTTTGGAAACCCTTGGGACTCCTGGTTGTTGCCGGCTTGACTCCCCGCGACTGGGAGACCGTTATCTTTGATGAAAATGTAGAACGGCGGGACTACGCGACCCTGCCCGCTCCCGATCTTGTCGGTATAACGGCATTTACTTCCCAGGCGGATCGGGCGTATGCGATAGCGAAGGAATTCAAGAGTCGTGGGGTCGCCGTCGTGATGGGTGGCATTCATGCCACCATGTGTCCCGAAGAAGCGTCGCGATACGTTGATTCCGTTGTGACTGGTGAAGCGGAAAGCATCTGGGAAGAAGTCCTGGCCGATAAAGTAAACCGTATATTAAAACCACTTTATTCCGGCGCGCGAATCAACCTTTCCATGGCACCCATTGCGCGCCATGATTTGTTGCCGCACGGGTACAGGTTTGGCTCGATTCAGACGACTCGCGGCTGCCCGCTTTCCTGCAATTTCTGCAGCGTCACCGCGTTCAATGGCAGACATTACAGGCACCGCCCGGTTCCCAATGTTATTGACGAGTATCGGGCCATCCGCGAAAAACTGGTTCTATTCGTTGATGACAATTTCATTGGAACAAGAACGGACCACATTGTACGGGCCAAGGAACTCCTTCGGGCAATAATCGGATCGGGGATCCGCAAGAAATGGATCGCGCAGGTTACCATGAACTTCTGCGATGATGAAGAGCTTCTCTCGCTTGCGAAAAAAGCGGGTTGTATCGGCGTGTTTATCGGGTTCGAATCGATAACGACCGAAGGCCTCAAGGAAATCCACAAACCCTTCAACATCCGCAAGCTCAATGACATCAAGGCCGGGATCAAGCACATTCACCGGCACGGCATTTCAGTGGTCGGATCGTTCATTTTAGGTCTTGACATCGATAAAAAGCATATCGGCAAGGACATCGCCTCCACCGCCCAGCATTATGGTCTTGATGCGCTCAATGTCATGTTCCTGACCCCGCTTCCCGGCACGCGCCTCTGGGAAGAGATGGAGTCGGCGGGCCGCATAATTCTTAACGGTTTTCCCGGTGATTGGAATTATTATACTTTGACTTTTCCGGTCGCCCGGTATAACCAACTTTCGTGGAGCGAAATGCTGGCGGAGAAAGAGGCCTGCTACCGGGCGTTTTACAGCTATGGCGGAATTTTGCGCAGGGTTTGGTCAAACATCTGCCATTTGCGCAATCCCTTCGTAACCTTGGTAAGCAATCTATGGTATAGGCGTAATACACTTCGTCTTGACCGTGAGGCATATGAAACGTTCGACGTAAAACCCGGCACCGTGCCCCAACGGGAAGCAAGGATGGGGAATGATAACGATACCCCCGGCGAATGAGAATCCGTCCAATGAAGAAACCGAGAAGGAAAGGCTGGACGGTCTCCTTGCGGCCGATGTTATTACCCTTGAGCTGGTATCGGCCTTTGCCGGTGACCGGAGCTTGACCAGGGAAGAAGAGCTGTTTTTTGAAATCAAGAGAAAAAGCCTCGGGAACCGATTATTCTCGGCTTTGCTCTATGCCATCACGCATCAGCATTTTGAACCGGATATCGCAAAACCGCTCTGGCGGGAAATCATCAAACATAAATACGAGATGTCCGGCGCGCTGAAACGGAATACCCGCGTCGTTGTCGCCGCGTTGGACTATCTATCTAACATCACCGGTGACATTAATTCAACGACATTGATTTCAGAAGAACGTATCGCCGATATTGTCGATGGTTCAATTCGAGACGGTCTGACGGGCTTATTTAACCATGCATTCTTCTTTCGCAGAACGGAGATTGAGATCAAGCGATCGATTCAATCGTGCGATTCCGTTTCCATTATGATGATAGACCTTGATGATTTCAAGGACTTCAATGACCGTTATGGCCATCAGGAGGGCGATGCGATTCTGCATAGAATCGGTGCTATAATCAAAGCGGAAACGCGGCATGCTGATTTCTGCTGCCGCTATGGCGGAGAGGAGTTTGGCGTGGTGCTTCCCGGAGCAGACATGCGCGAAGCACAAGCGCTGGCGGAAAGACTTCGAAGGGCAGTGGAGGCGGGCCTGGCGAACGACAAGAAACTTACCGTCAGCATTGGGATTGCGACTATGACAAGCGCACACGTTTGTTTGTCCGAAGATTTGATTAAATACGCCGATGAAGCTTTGTATAAGGCTAAAACCGCTGGAAAAAATCGCGTTGCGGCGTATGAATGGTCGGCGCAGGATTGAACGGGAACCTTTGGCGCACGCAGTACAATTTACCAGGGGGAGGATCTACATGTCGATGAACAAGAATGATCTTGCGCAATCCGTTGTTCAGTTCCTTTGCATTTCCGGATTAATACTGGCGATGGCGTTTCTCGTCTATCAAAGGAATATTTTTATTCCGACCCGTTGGCCGTTTCAATTCGTTGTTTCCGGGATTACGATCGGTTTGGCCTATACGGCCTTCAAAAAGCGCCGTGTTTTGACGGGGCTCTTGGCTTTGCTTTTATGGTATATTGTCGTGACGTGCGTCATCTGCAACGGCTTGCACAATTCATGGCTATTCATTCTTAACGGCGCGTACATCGGGCTGATTGCGGTTGCGGTTTACGTGTACCTGCGTATTATTCAAAGGCCTTTTGCTTCGGACAAAGTAATTCAAATAATCATTTCTTCCGTTTTAATGGGAATAATGAATGGTTTTGTCGTTTTTGTATTGAGGTTGCACGCCCGCGCTTTTTCCACCGGGCATTCCGCATTTGTCATAATGCAAAATATAAGGATCGGCATCGGACTCGGATTTCTTTTTGGCATAGGCATCTTGTTTTCGGACCATCTAATAAAGTCGTCCTCAATCCAAACCAAAAACAACCGGTAAGGGCTGGCTTTGCTTTTTAGGGCGGCCTGCCCTTAAGGCCGCGTTCAATCAACACCAAAGATGGATGCTTTACAGATAATGCTTCTTTAGTTGGAAAAAAAAAGCCGCAGGCAAATCCCGCGACTCTTTGGAATCAATCCATCATATAAGAGGGCTTAAAACTTATTTCCCGAACTCCTCAAACGGTATCGCCTCGTCAATAAGCATTATCGGAATATCTTCCCTGATAGGATATAGGTATTTCTTATCTTCTCTTAAAAGCCCCGCGTCTATTTCTTCCTTGACAACTTCTCCGCCTCTGTTCTTGAGCGTGCCCTCCTTGATTTTCGCGTTTATCTTCCTTATCACATCCCCTTCGACAAGCTTCACGTCCTGTTTTGTTTCGGGGCAGCAGAGGATATCGAGTAACTCTTTGTCAACCATGATGGCTCCTTTTATGGTTCTAATGAATTACGAAATCCATTACTTATAAAATAGCGTCTTCACGTGAAGGTGAGCAAGGGAAATAGGTGACGCCGCCGCGCGCGAGTCGCGGGAAATGGAATATTAATGTAATTTTCCGGTATGGTTAGAAAATGAAAAAACTATTGACATTTTTTTCCAAATGCCTTATATTTAACACCGCCTCAATGCAGGTGAGTTCTTTTAAAATCTCCTGATTTCCTGCCAAAAATACAGGTAACCACAGGGCATAGTAGTTAAAGTGTTGTCAAAGTATTGACAATGATTGTACTATTTAGTATATTAAAAAATTGCCCAAAAATCGGGCAAGTGCTCTTTGAAAGTTTAGATGTGTGTGATCGGGTTCTCTGATTACATTCTTTTTTTACGTTGGGATATTAAACTTTTCATAACTATGGAGAGTTTGATCCTGGCTCAGAACGAACGCTGGCGGCGTGCCTAATACATGCAAGTCGCGCGAGAAAGTCCCGCAAGGGATCAGTAGAGCGGCAAACGGGTGAGTAACACGTAAGTAACCTCCCTCTAAATCTGGAATAACCCTGCCAACGCGGGGCTAATACCTGATATGATCACGGTTCCGCATGGGACAGTGATAAAAGATGACCTCTGTTTACAAGTTATCGTTTAGAGATGGACTTGCGCCTCATTAGCTAGTTGGCGGGGTAACGGCCCACCAAGGCTTTGATGGGTAGCCGGCCTGAGAGGGTGTACGGCCACATTGGGACTGAGAAACGGCCCAGACTCCTACGGGAGGCAGCAGTAGGGAATTTTGCGCAATGGACGGAAGTCTGACGCAGCAACGCCGCGTGAGTGATGAAGGTCTTCGGATTGTAAAACTCTGTTGAGTGGGAAGAAAAGCTTCGGGAATAACACCTCGAGGTCTGACGGTACCACTTGAGGAAGCCCCGGCTAACTACGTGCCAGCAGCCGCGGTAATACGTAGGGGGCAAGCGT
This genomic window from Chitinivibrionales bacterium contains:
- a CDS encoding putative PEP-binding protein; this translates as MAEGAMIETPAVALDVRSLSKLADFLCVGTNDLTQYVMAADRESALISDYFRDDHPIMLNLLSTIIADAGKTPVTLCGELAVKRESLDAVMGTGVNSISIAPASIPEIKDIIRRVKLPSEKKNNRK
- a CDS encoding radical SAM protein; amino-acid sequence: MLLYLINPYNPLVSVVKSKQNRWNRYTVWKPLGLLVVAGLTPRDWETVIFDENVERRDYATLPAPDLVGITAFTSQADRAYAIAKEFKSRGVAVVMGGIHATMCPEEASRYVDSVVTGEAESIWEEVLADKVNRILKPLYSGARINLSMAPIARHDLLPHGYRFGSIQTTRGCPLSCNFCSVTAFNGRHYRHRPVPNVIDEYRAIREKLVLFVDDNFIGTRTDHIVRAKELLRAIIGSGIRKKWIAQVTMNFCDDEELLSLAKKAGCIGVFIGFESITTEGLKEIHKPFNIRKLNDIKAGIKHIHRHGISVVGSFILGLDIDKKHIGKDIASTAQHYGLDALNVMFLTPLPGTRLWEEMESAGRIILNGFPGDWNYYTLTFPVARYNQLSWSEMLAEKEACYRAFYSYGGILRRVWSNICHLRNPFVTLVSNLWYRRNTLRLDREAYETFDVKPGTVPQREARMGNDNDTPGE
- a CDS encoding GGDEF domain-containing protein, with product MITIPPANENPSNEETEKERLDGLLAADVITLELVSAFAGDRSLTREEELFFEIKRKSLGNRLFSALLYAITHQHFEPDIAKPLWREIIKHKYEMSGALKRNTRVVVAALDYLSNITGDINSTTLISEERIADIVDGSIRDGLTGLFNHAFFFRRTEIEIKRSIQSCDSVSIMMIDLDDFKDFNDRYGHQEGDAILHRIGAIIKAETRHADFCCRYGGEEFGVVLPGADMREAQALAERLRRAVEAGLANDKKLTVSIGIATMTSAHVCLSEDLIKYADEALYKAKTAGKNRVAAYEWSAQD
- a CDS encoding Trm112 family protein; the protein is MVDKELLDILCCPETKQDVKLVEGDVIRKINAKIKEGTLKNRGGEVVKEEIDAGLLREDKKYLYPIREDIPIMLIDEAIPFEEFGK